Proteins encoded together in one Xenopus laevis strain J_2021 chromosome 6L, Xenopus_laevis_v10.1, whole genome shotgun sequence window:
- the LOC121394656 gene encoding myb-related transcription factor, partner of profilin-like, which translates to MTARRRQEEEEETPASQRRPEEEEEDYGDEGPSGRMGRRFSSEENAALVDEVIVQWDVLFGCRSHCINAARRKKIWQLVTDKVNAVGAVHRDHNTVYKRFSDLKRWMRAKFAARRAKAQKTGGGPLPSLRLQPYERRLLAIMGREVCEGLEGSHDTDWRTPPRTVPQPTDSDQDQDLDPQQPQEEGEAAESPRAPQAQEHRAPRRAQSPAVLPVVPPRRDAAEAGAAAPAAAAPIGGPPQEQPQRLAERRGQYVGLMQLLIQQQRRNSLWMRRWFAHIHAGFRDGMQSMEQTFQSMEQTLQRSIQDLVAAIREVAQQPRGSAEGPVPGPAAAPPPPPASPQQRRGRGRGRGQGPVRGDKRKRP; encoded by the exons ATGACCGCCAGGAGGAggcaagaggaggaggaagagacaccGGCCTCACAGAGGAggccagaggaggaggaggaggactaTGGCGATGAGGGCCCCAGTGGGCGAATGGGGCGAAGATTTTCCAGTGAAGAAAATGCAGCACTGGTTGATGAAGTGATCGTGCAATGGGATGTGTTATTTGGATGTCGATCCCATTGCATCAATGCTGCCAGACGCAAAAAAATCTGGCAGCTAGTAACGGACAAAGTTAACGCTGTAGGCGCTGTACACAGAGATCACAACACTGTGTACaagcgcttcagtgacctgaagcgtTGGATGCGGGCGAAGTTTGCTGCCAGGAGAGCAAAGGCCCAGAAGACCGGCGGTGGCCCTTTACCATCTTTGAGGCTGCAGCCTTATGAACGCCGGCTTCTGGCCATTATGGGCAGAGAGGTGTGTGAAGGTTTAGAAGGCTCAcatgacacagactggagaa CACCACCGCGGACAGTGCCACAACCCACGGACAGTGACCAGGACCAGGACCTTGATCCTCAGCAgccccaggaagagggtgaggctgCAGAGAGCCCTAGAGCCCCAcaagctcaag aacatCGAGCTCCCCGGCGTGCCCAGTCGCCAGCCGTGCtacctgtggtgccccccagac gTGATGCTGCTGAAGCAGGTGCTGcagctcctgctgctgctgcaccaaTTGGGGGACCACCACAGGAGCAACCACAGCGACTGGCTGAGAGACGTGGGCAGTATGTGGGGCTTATGCAACTTCTCATCCAACAGCAACGCCGCAACAGTCTCTGGATGCGAAGATGGTTTGCTCACATCCATGCCGGCTTCCGTGATGGGATGCAGAGCATGGAGCAAACCTTCCAGAGCATGGAGCAAACCCTCCAAAGAAGCATCCAGGACCTGGTGGCGGCTATTCGGGAAGTGGCTCAACAACCACGGGGTTCTGCTGAGGGTCCAGTCCCTGGtcctgctgctgctccccctccaccccctgcaTCTCCTCAGCAGCGCAGAGGAAGGGGGCGTGGAAGGGGACAAGGTCCTGTCCGAGGGGATAAGCGCAAACgtccctag